From the genome of Actinacidiphila yeochonensis CN732, one region includes:
- a CDS encoding aminotransferase class IV produces MAVQLRSAGFLLRFIRARLRGVIRPDWRLVVASHRRRTAVRPMHRVPRARAPVEVKSAGLFGTLHHRRTAQLNGYDDALLAGTDGAVSEGSTWSIGFFDGDQVIWPAAKALPGVTMCPSSSPGEAGPTRGR; encoded by the coding sequence ACGCAGTGCCGGCTTCCTGCTGCGGTTCATCCGGGCCCGGCTCAGGGGCGTGATCCGCCCGGACTGGCGGCTCGTCGTCGCCAGCCATCGACGCCGTACGGCAGTCCGTCCGATGCACCGCGTCCCGCGAGCTCGCGCCCCCGTTGAGGTGAAGAGCGCCGGCCTCTTCGGCACCCTCCACCACCGCAGGACCGCCCAGCTCAACGGATACGACGACGCCCTCTTAGCCGGCACCGACGGTGCCGTCAGCGAAGGCAGCACCTGGAGCATCGGCTTCTTCGACGGCGACCAGGTGATCTGGCCGGCCGCGAAAGCGCTGCCAGGCGTGACGATGTGCCCTTCCTCGTCGCCCGGCGAGGCGGGGCCAACTCGTGGAAGGTGA
- a CDS encoding VWA domain-containing protein, whose product MEALTLGKGENAVLEARAVVLRVAAGETPVDVSALLLGANGKVRSDDDLVFYNHATQSGVSLAGDTVTADLPRIPAEVRTVVIVASVDATRPGAVFTTAPVLTAGQGDGAGLAFTPPDFEAGETVVVLAEIYRRDGGWKVRAVGQGYASGLAGLATDYGVDVEPALSGPPARPPAPRTSPAAVSAERPSVAKVEAQAPGLLEATRQAGHALARTEAAGRRAAVYVVLDHDWSMRELYESFTVQAFIERVLALSVNLDDDGIVPVVFSSGNDPVMDEVRLDNYRGRIGELHAGVPWGWGNVSAAMKSVLNHYQESGAVDPAFVVTQVGGEPWDKSEFRSLLQTTASLDVFWLFVGFGYGRLAFFKNLNASTSPRLTNVAFYEAGRNPGAVPDETFYAGLLDGFGAWMSR is encoded by the coding sequence ATGGAAGCACTGACTCTCGGCAAGGGCGAGAACGCGGTTCTGGAAGCGCGGGCGGTGGTGTTACGCGTGGCGGCGGGGGAGACGCCCGTGGACGTCTCGGCGCTGCTGCTCGGCGCGAACGGCAAGGTCCGGAGCGACGACGACCTCGTCTTCTACAACCACGCCACGCAGAGCGGCGTCAGCCTCGCGGGCGACACCGTCACCGCCGACCTGCCGCGCATCCCCGCGGAGGTCCGAACCGTGGTGATCGTCGCCAGCGTCGACGCGACGCGTCCGGGCGCGGTGTTCACCACGGCGCCGGTGCTCACCGCCGGCCAGGGGGACGGAGCCGGGTTGGCGTTCACCCCGCCGGACTTCGAGGCGGGGGAGACCGTGGTCGTCCTGGCCGAGATATACCGGCGGGACGGAGGGTGGAAGGTCCGCGCCGTCGGCCAGGGCTACGCCTCGGGGCTGGCCGGTCTCGCCACCGACTACGGCGTCGACGTCGAGCCCGCGCTGTCCGGGCCGCCGGCGCGTCCGCCCGCGCCCAGGACGTCGCCGGCCGCTGTGAGCGCCGAACGGCCCAGTGTGGCGAAGGTCGAGGCGCAGGCGCCGGGGCTGCTCGAAGCCACCCGCCAGGCCGGCCACGCACTCGCGCGTACGGAGGCCGCGGGCAGGCGGGCGGCGGTGTACGTCGTTCTCGACCACGACTGGTCCATGCGGGAGCTGTACGAGTCGTTCACGGTGCAGGCGTTCATCGAGCGCGTCCTGGCCCTGTCGGTGAACCTCGACGACGACGGCATCGTCCCCGTCGTCTTCTCCAGCGGCAACGACCCGGTCATGGACGAGGTCCGGCTCGACAACTACCGCGGCAGGATCGGGGAGTTGCACGCGGGGGTGCCCTGGGGGTGGGGCAACGTCAGCGCGGCCATGAAGTCGGTGCTCAACCACTACCAGGAGTCCGGCGCCGTCGATCCCGCGTTCGTCGTCACCCAGGTCGGGGGCGAGCCCTGGGACAAGAGCGAGTTCCGTTCCCTGCTCCAGACCACCGCCAGCCTCGACGTGTTCTGGCTGTTCGTGGGCTTCGGGTACGGCAGGCTCGCGTTCTTCAAGAACCTGAACGCCTCGACCTCCCCGAGGCTCACCAACGTCGCCTTCTACGAGGCGGGCAGGAACCCCGGGGCCGTACCGGACGAGACCTTCTACGCCGGCCTTCTGGACGGCTTCGGCGCCTGGATGAGCCGCTGA